Proteins encoded in a region of the Mycobacterium branderi genome:
- a CDS encoding DUF2567 domain-containing protein: MTADTPRFSRGRATIAVIAGLVATGVPVGALWAWLAPAVHGVVALTRDGDRVHDYLGNESEHFFVAAFLMLGLLNVVAVVGAVLVWQWRAHRGPAVVVGICIGIAGAACVAAVVGALLVHWHYGTVDFDAAPVTEQNRVYYFTEAPPVFFGQAPLQAACTLLLPVGTAALVYAVLAAATARDDLGGHPTVEPPASESVTADVGAPSAR; this comes from the coding sequence ATGACCGCGGACACCCCGCGCTTCTCCCGCGGACGGGCGACCATCGCGGTGATCGCGGGCCTGGTCGCCACGGGCGTGCCGGTGGGCGCACTGTGGGCGTGGCTGGCGCCGGCGGTACACGGCGTGGTGGCGCTGACCCGCGACGGCGACCGGGTGCACGACTACCTCGGCAACGAATCCGAGCACTTCTTCGTCGCCGCGTTCCTGATGCTGGGCTTGCTGAATGTGGTTGCCGTGGTGGGGGCGGTTCTCGTGTGGCAGTGGCGCGCCCACCGCGGGCCGGCCGTGGTTGTGGGGATCTGCATCGGTATCGCGGGCGCCGCGTGCGTCGCCGCGGTGGTGGGCGCACTATTGGTGCATTGGCATTACGGCACAGTGGATTTCGATGCGGCACCGGTGACCGAGCAGAACCGGGTGTACTACTTCACCGAGGCGCCGCCGGTCTTCTTCGGTCAGGCGCCGCTGCAGGCTGCCTGCACTCTTCTGCTGCCGGTTGGCACCGCTGCGCTGGTCTACGCGGTCCTGGCGGCGGCAACCGCGCGCGACGATCTCGGCGGGCATCCCACTGTCGAACCGCCTGCGTCCGAGTCGGTCACAGCGGACGTCGGTGCACCGTCCGCCCGGTGA
- the bsaP gene encoding biotin synthase auxiliary protein BsaP → MVADLPAPIGAAVYNVYTGAPAGSSSPTAAQLGLEPPRFCAECGRRMVVQVRPDGWWAKCSRHGRVDSADLEAQR, encoded by the coding sequence ATGGTCGCCGACCTGCCGGCCCCGATCGGAGCCGCTGTGTACAACGTCTACACCGGCGCGCCGGCGGGCTCGTCGTCGCCGACGGCTGCCCAGTTGGGTCTCGAGCCGCCGCGGTTCTGTGCCGAATGCGGCCGCCGCATGGTGGTGCAGGTCCGCCCGGACGGCTGGTGGGCCAAATGTTCCCGACACGGGCGGGTGGATTCGGCCGATCTGGAGGCGCAGCGATGA